The genome window AGTTTACAAAGATTACTTCTTTACAAACTCTCTTCTTTTAAAGATCGTAATTTGATTTTGAACTTCGTCTTGTCAAATTGGACGGGAATTATAATACCTTTTTCTTCTCTTGTCAAGAGTACTTTCCTAAAATGTAGCTTAAATTTTGGAATTTATAAAAACTGTTCATTTATTAATCTTTGATTTACTTTTTTTTAATACTATAACTGTACAAAATTTAGAAAGGAAAAGAAAATGTATAATAGAGATTATTTATCAAATCAATCATCTCAATATTCACAAGAATCTTCTCAAGTACAATTAATGAGCTTTTTAAAAGCTACTTACCAACTATTTGCAGGTTCATTATTAGCTGCAACTGCTGGTGCATATGTTGGATTAGGAATAGTAAGTTTACTTATGGGACCAATGAAATGGGTTTTATTTGCAATTGAACTTGCTTTAATATTCTTTGTAATACCAAGAGTAAAACATACTCCAGGTGTTAATTTAGCAGTATTATTTGTATTTACATTTATTACTGGATTAACTATTGCTCCATTATTGGCTGCGATTTTTGCAATGCCTAGCGGTGCTTCTATTGTTGGACAAGCTTTTTTAATGACATCAATTGCATTTGGTGGAATTTCAATGTTTGCAATGACAACTAAAAAAGATTACTCTTTTATGGGTAAATTTTTATTCATTGCTTTAATTATAGTAATTGTTGCAGGTATTTCTAATATCTTCATTCAATCATCTATGATGCAATTAGCAATTGCTAGTGTTAGTGCATTACTATTCTCTGCATTTATTTTATTTGATACACAAAATATTATAAAAGGTGGATATGATTCACCAGTAGAAGCTGCACTATCTTTATATTTAGATTTCTTTAATCTATTTATATCATTATTACAAATTCTTGGGATTATGAATAGTGGAGATAGAGAATAAGACTTATTAGTCTTATTCTTTTTACTGTAAATTATGGATAATAATTCTTCTTTAAGACTTATTGATGCGAATTTAAATAGATTACGAGAAGGCATTCGAGTAGTAGAAGATATATTTAGATATGTATATAATAATAAAGAAGTCGCTACAAAACTTAAAAATATTAGACATTTAGCTCGTACTCAAAACTACTATGAACTTCTTGAAACTAGAGATGTAAAAAATGATGTGTTAAGAGAGTCTATTAAAAGTGAACAAAATAGAGATAATCTAAATTCAATTCTAATAGCAAACTTCAAAAGAGCACAAGAAAGTGCTAGAGTTTTAGAAGAGTTTACGAAATTAACTTCTATAAAAGATAGTGAAAATTTCAAATATATACGATATGAACTCTATAACTTAGAGATTGTTTTAATAAAAATCACTTCAAATTCTAAATAATTTAAATCATACTCTTTATATAATTTTTTCGAATCACTATATGAAAGAGATTTTTCTCCACTAACTCCAGATTTTTTAATATAATCAAATAAGTCTTTTTTATTATCAAATTCTAATTTGTATAAAATAGTTTCAAATTCACACTCAAAATATTTAGAAAAAGAGTTTTTTATACTATCTTCATCTAAAATTGGTGATTTCGTATTTGTGATTTTTTGTATAGTTTTAAAAGTATTTGAGGTAAATAAAACAGTATTTATCTCTTTTGTAATTTTAGATAATGACTCAATAATTTTAGATAAATCGCTTGACCATTGTAACGCAGAAGATGATAAAACCATATCATAACTATCATTTTTTATCTCATTAAAAAATTCTTCACTATCAAAATTTAGACATTTTACTTCTATATTTTTTGCTTTTGGATGAAGTTCACACATTGAAGATGAAGCATCTATTGCTTTATAAAACTCAATTTCCCAAAAGATATTAGAAAAAACTTGTCCAGAACCACAACCTAATTCTAAAATTCTTTTTGGTTTAGATTTTAACTCTCGAACAAGTGATTTTGCTACAATTTGTTGAATAATATTGTGAGTTTTATACTCATTAGCATATTTTGAAAATTGATTTTTAACTTGCAATTTTTCTCTTTGTAATTTTGATTTTAACAAGATTTTAACAAGTTTTTGATAAAATTAATGCTATTTTTAAAAAAGGATATTAGATTATGACATCTACACTTTTAATAGTTCAATTTGTTTTAGCTGTACTTATAACTATTACTGTTTTACTTCAAAAAAGCTCAAGTATAGGACTTGGAGCATATAGCGGAAGTAACGAATCAGTTTTTGGAGCAAAAGGTCCAGCAAACTTTTTAACAAAAGCAACAATGGCATTAGGATTAGCTTTTGTGATAAATACTTTAGTTTTAGGATACTTTTATAATGAACAAAGAAATAAAAGTGCTATCGATTCAGTAAAAACAGAATCTTTAATCCCAGCAACTCCAGTAACACAAACTCCAACTGCACCAGTTGCACCAACAAGCCAAATTCCAACATCTTCTGAAAAATAATAAAGAGATAAAAATCTCTTTTTATTTAAGAAGAAAATTTTATTAATTAAAGGAGCATAAATGCTACAAGAAGTATATGCACAAACTAAAGAGCATATGGAAAAATCTATAGAATCTTTAAAAAAAGATTACAAATCTTTAAGAACAGGTAAAGTTAATACAAATATTTTAGATGGTATAAAAGTTGATTATTATGGAACAATGACTGATTTAAGCCAAGTTGGTTCTGTTTTAGCAACTGATGCAACAACTATCACAATCAATCCTTGGGAAAAAAACCTTTTAGGAACAATTGAAAAAGCTATCCAAAATGCAAATATTGGAGTAAATCCAAATAATGATGGTCAAATTATAAAACTATTTTTCCCTCCAATGACAGTTGATCAAAGACAAGAAACAGCAAAACATGCAAAAACTATGACAGATAATGCAAAAGTTGCTATTAGAAATATTAGACAAAACTCAAATAATAAAGTGAAAACTCTTTTAAAAGATAAAGCTATTACTGAAGATGAAAGTAAAAAAGCTCAAGATGAAATTCAAAAAATCACTGATTCTTATGTTTTAAAAGCTGATGAGACTTTAAAAGCAAAAGAAAAAGAAATTTTAACGGTTTGATTATGAAAATAGAACAAATATATAAAGATGCTTCTGCACTACTAGAAGGACATTTTAAATTAAGTAGTGGAAATCACTCAAGATTTTATTTACAATCAGCAAAAGTATTAGAAGATCCAAAAACTGCAAAATATTTAGCTGAAGAGTTAGCAAAAGAGATTAAAAAATCTAATTTAGAAATAGATGCTGTTTGTTCACCTGCTCTTGGTGGATTAATAGCTGGTTTTGCTCTTGCAACTGCACTTGATGTAAGATTTATTTTTGCAGAACGAGCTGATGGTGAAATGACTATTAGAAGAGGATTTGAAGTAAAAAAAGGTGAGAAATATCTTGTTTGTGAAGATATAATCACAACAGGTGGAAGTGCTTTAGAAGCTGCAAGAGAAATCGAAAAAGCTGGTGGAATTGTAGTAGCTTACGCTGCTTTAGCAAATAGAGGTTTTTGTTCAAGAGTTGGAAGTTCAATTGAACGAAAAGATAACTGCAAATTACCTTTAGATAAACCACTTTTTGCACTAGAAGATTTTGCTTTTGAGATGTATAGCCCAGAAGATTGTCCTATGTGTAAAGAAGGAAGTATTGCTATAAAACCAGGTAGTAGAGGAAACTAATGGCAAAATGGAGAGATGTAAAGCACAAAAAAAATAGTTCTTTAGAAAATACTACAACTGAAGATAGCTTAATTATTTGTGCATCAATCCCTTCAAGAATTAAAGCTTTCATTGTCGATATGTTTATGATTATGATGCCACTTGCATATTTGACTACTTATATATTTATGGATGGAAAAGATGATTTCCAAGGTAGTCAAGAAGCAAGATGGACTCTTTCTTTAACATATGGACTTATTATTATAATCTTTTGGATAGCAAAAGGACAAACTCCTGGCTTAAAAGCTTATAGTTTAAAACTTTTAAATGAAAAAACAAAAGAAAAAATATCTCTACCAAAAGCTATTTTAAGATATATAGCTTTTTTATTTAGTTCTATGACTATTATTTTAGCCTTTCTTCCATTTTTAAGAAAAGATAAAAAAACTTTTCAAGATTTAGTATCTGGTACAATTGTGATTGATATAGATAAAAAATAATGCTATTTTTTAACCTATCTGCTTTTTATTTCTTTTATTTTGCTGCTGTTGGAATATATGTAATATTTTTACCAAAAGTTCTAAATGATATTGGATATAGTGCTTTTGATATTGGTATTATTTTAGCTGTTGCGCCTTTAATGAAATTTGCTATGCCTTTTTTATTTTTAAAACATATCAGTTTAAATAAAAAAATGTTTAAAAAAGCACTGTTTTTAACAGTTATTGCGGTTACACTTTTTTATATCACAATAGAACATTTTTATATTTTTATGTTAAATAATGCTTTTTTAGCAGCTTGTTTATCTTTGATTTTACCTTATCTTGAAGTTACTGCTGTAACAATATTGGGGAAAGACAAATATGGAAAAGCAAGACTTTTTGGCTCAATCGGTTTTACTATAATTGCTTTAGTTTTAGCAAAAGTTTTAACAACTCCTTTTATTGCTCTTCATTACTATTTAGGAGTTGTTGTTCTAACAGTAATTTTTTCATTATTACTTTTAAAAAATGATTTTGAAGAAAAAATAAATCCAATTAGCAATGAAGTTTTTTCATTTATGAAACACTTTGCTTTTTGGGCAAGTATATTTTTTATGCAAGTAAGTTTTGGTTCATTCTACAACTTTTTTACAATCTATGAATTAGAACATGGTTTATCTTTAGAAACTATTTCATATCTTTGGGCATTTGGTGTTATTTGTGAAATTTTAATGCTTTATTATCAAGCACCAATTTTAAAAAATAATCTTTTAAATATCATAAAATTTTGTGTTGGTGTGACAGCTTTTAGATGGATACTTTTATATTTATATCCGAACTCTTTAGAAATTGTATTTTTTACTCAAGCTATTCATGCTTTTTCATTTGCTTTATTTCATAGTGCAGTTGTTATTTACCTATATTCACTTTATGATAATAAAAAATTAGCTCAACAATTTATGTTTGGTGTTGGTTATGGATTGGGTGGATTTGTAGGAGCATTGAGTGCTGGTGCTACTTATGGAAAATATCTATTTTTATATAGTGCAATTTTTGCACTATTTTCTTTTATTTCTATAAGTTTTGTAAAAAAAGCTTAAAGCCACTTTTTCTTTTTAAAAATGATATATTGAGAAAATATCACTAAAAGTAAAATTATAGTAAATATATAAAATGCTTTATCATTTGAAGCACCTGGTATTCCACCAACATTTATTCCTAAAAGTCCAGTTAAAAAAGTAAGTGGCAAAAAAATTGCAGATATGATAGATAACATATACATTTTTTTATTCATCTCTTCACTTAAACTATTTGCTAGTTCTTCTTGAATTAAAATAACTTTATCTCGAATAGTATCAAGTTCTTCTATATGTCTTATCAACTGGTCATTAGTCTCTCTAATCTCAACTTTCCTATACTCATCAATCCAAGAAATTTTTTCATTACTTAATTTGATTAAAGCCTCTTTTTGTGGAGCCAAATATCTTTTTAAAACAATTGTTTCTCTTCTTACATTTAAAATCTCTGTTCTAAACTCTTGATTTTTCATATCAATTATATTTTCTTCTAAATAATCGGTTCTATCTTGAAGTTGGTCAATAACATCATCCATTCTATCAATCATACGATAAGTCAACTCTACTAAAAATTCAGAAGTACTTTTTACTCCTGTACCTTTTCTTAACTCTTCAATAATTTCAGTAACAGACAATAAAGTTCTTCTACTTGTACTAATAATCATATTTGAAGAGATAAATAATCGAATAGATATCATATTTTCAGGTCTTGAGTGGGGATCTAAATTTACACCTCTTAAAGCAAGAAGTAAAGAATCTCCTAAAAGTGTAGTTCTTGGTCTTGTTTCATCTGCTAAAAGAGCATCAGCTACTATAGAATTATTACATTGATTTCTTATCCAATCTTTTGCTTCTTGTGTAGAATAATCAAAATGAACCCATAAAATTTTATCAGTTGTATCTACACTATTTAATTCTTCGTATTTTAACTCTAAAGCAGAGCCTTTTTTATCAAGTAAAAATCCTAAAAATGGAATTCTCTTCACACATTTTCCTTTATTTTATAGAATATATAATTTCTGTTTTTAATTTTTGTTTTTTTATTTCTGCAATTGAAAGATTATCAATTTCCATACTCATTAATTCATCTATATTTTGAATATTATTTTGAGCTAATAACCTTAAAATAATTCCTCTATAAGCTTTTGCCCAGTGACTTACAACTTTACCATCTTTTATGAATTTCATTGTTGTATATGGCTTTTTGATTTGATAAAATTTTTCATAAAATCCTGCTCGTAAATCAATAATATCTTCATCTTCTAAAAACTCATCAAGTTTTGAAGAGAAACTATCACAGTAAAACTTTTCTATTTTTAAATTGTCAAAAGTTTCGCCTTGTTTTAGTTTATAGTCAGGAATTTCATCACTTGCTTTTAAAACTCCAAAAAGATTCGAAAAAATCAAAACATTTTCGTCTATATATTTTTGTTCATTTTTATATAAAGCTTTATATTCCAAATAGTCATAAGCAACACCTTCATATCTTAAAATTGCTTTCATAATTGGACTTTGGAAAATGTCTTTTTTATATGAATTTATTATTTCATCTTTTTTTGTTCCAAAAAGTTTTTCAAGTTCTGCTTTTGAAGCAGTTTTTATAAAATTGTTATATTTATTTAAAATTTCTTCTCTAAAACTGTAAAGTTCAGGAAAAACAAAAGAAGAATTATCAAAAGATTTATTCAAGCCTCCAGAGTTTTTTGTTTCACTTGGAGAAAATAGGATTTTCATTTATGACCTTAAAAAATTTTATTTAAGTTTAACATAAATGAAGTAAAAAACTAAAGCAAGAAATTTGCCTTAGTTTTAGATGTTATTTCAATAAACTTGAAGTTTTTTCATTGAGTTTATTATTCAACTCTTCAGATTTATCTTTTGTCTCTTTTTTAGTTTTCTCTTTTATACTATCCATATTGTTTTCTTTTACATTTGAAACAATATTATCACCGAAGCCTTTGATGTTTTTCAAATCATCTGCACTTTTAATAGTATTTGTTTTTCTATATTCTATAATTTGTTCAGCTTTTTTCTCACCTATTCCTTTGATATTCATAAGTTCTTCTTTAGAGGCTGTTTGTAAATTAATAGCACCAAAAACCAATGTTCCGCATAATGCAAATAATGCAACAATCTTTTTCATACTTACTCCTTAAAATAGTGTAAAAAAATTATATCATATATTTATGATTTTTAATATCATTATTATATTTATTGAGCTTGAAAAGTTAATGTTGCTACATAAAAAATTTCATTAACCTTATCTTCTAGCTCTTTTGATGCAGCTTCAGAATAGTCCGTTTTTAATATCCAATATCCAGAATGACTTAACTTAATTTTTGCAAGTCCATCTTTATTTGTAGTTGTTACAAAAGCATAATCTCCATTATTTGAAAATCCTGCATAACTACCATAAACTTTTGAAGAAGCCAAAGGCTCATTTTTAAATAGTATCTTTACTGTTAAGTATTGACCATTTCCAACAAGTTTGTTTGGATTCTCCATAGGAATTATTTCTAAAGCATCTCCTAAAACTTTTGAGTAATTTTCATCTTTTGTTTCTCCAACATCTAAAATTGCTTTTGCAAATTTATTATATTGTTTACTTGAGATTATATTTTTTACATCTTGTTTTGTTCCAGCTTTCCAACTTTTATTTCCTTTTTCATCAAAGTAATATGTCCAAAAAGCAGGATTTGTTTTACCTGAAACTATGTAAGTTCCCTCTTTTTTTAATATTTCTTTATAACCTAAAAGTTTTTTTTCGATAACTTTTTCTTTATTATCTGGTTGAACTATTTTAAATTTAACATCACCATCAAAGACTTCATCTACAGGATATAAATGTCCATGTCCCATATATAAATTTGTTATTGCTCCCAATTTATTCCAAGGAAGAGTATAACTCGTAGAATGTATCCAAAAATCATGAGCTACACTTTGTACTGATACTATTATACTAAATAGAACTATTAAACCAAATTTTTTAATCATATTTATCCTTTTTTTAATTTATACTATTTCTATCAAAATGAGAAATAAATATATTTTTATATATTTTAGAATACCATTGAATCACTTGTTTACTAATAAAATTATTTTTAGATTTAATTAATTATTAATCATCTATTTAAAAGCTGTTAACCAAAAATCTATACAATTCCATATGAATATATCATTGTTTTTTATAATTTTTATTATTGTATTTGCTTTCCAAACTTTGATAATCAAAAAGCGTCTTATAAATAAGCTTAATTTTAAACATAAGACGAAAAAGTATTTTAGCTTTGTATTATATTTAACATTTTTTGGTGCTTTAATGTATCCACTTGCTAGATACTTCCCTATAGTGCCTAACTGGCTCTATTTTCTCCTATCTTTACCAATTGGGATGATTTTTCTAACATTTATTATTACTTTATTTCATGAAATCATCTCTTTTGGTATAAAAAAAACAAAATATACTAAAAATCGACGAGAATTTTTTAAAAAAGGTTTAGATATCGGTGTTATATCAGCCGTAATTGCAACAAATGCAAAAGCCATTGATAATGCACGACATATTGAACTTGAAATAGTTGATGTAAAAATAAATAATCTAAAAAAACCTTATAAAATAATACAAATAAGTGATATTCATATTGGTGGATTAATTACAAAAAATTTTATAAAATCAATGGTTGATAAAATAAATCTTCTAAATGCAGATATTGTTGTAATAACCGGTGATTTAGTTGATACTAAACTAGAGTTTGCGCGTCCAGCACTTGATGAATTAAAAAATTTACAATCAAAATATGGAACATATTTTATAGTTGGAAATCACGAATATTTTCATGGAGTAAAACCAATCATTGATTATGTAAACTCTTTAGGAATTAAAACTTTAGAAAATCAAAATGTTTATATTGGAGAAAAAGATGAAGGTTTCTATTTAGCTGGAGTTTATGATAGATTTGGTTTTAGATATGGTTCATACATTCCTGATATAAATAAAGCTTTGGAAAACTGTGAAAATAATCCGACAATTTTATTAGCACATCAACCAAAATATATAAATGAAATAAAAGATACAAAAAATATTGATTTAATACTTTGTGGACACACTCATGGTGGACAAATCTTTCCATTTAATTTTTTAGTAAAACTTGAACAACCTTATGTAAAAGGACTTCACCAACATAATGATACAACTCAAGTTTATGTAAATAAAGGAACTGGATTTTGGGGACCACCTATGAGGTTAGGGGCTTCAAGTGAGATAACAGTTCTGAGGTTGTCATAAAATAAAAATAGAGTAATCAAAATTATTGATTACCTACTTGATTATTAGTTAATGCATTCCACAAGGACTCATTCCAGTTTTGAAAAATCTTGCAGTTACAGTATCCATACTTAAAATATGACTTATCAACCAATCTACTAAATCTTTTTCTATATAATTTTTTAGTTCTTTTATATCTCTTTTTGTTTCAAAATTTTTCCAAACTATATTTATTTGATACAAATTTGAATCATGTTCACCTTTATGAAATGGATATGCGAAAAAACCTTTTTTTTGCATTTCATCTTCTTCTGTTTTAAAATGATTTATAGTGTGATCTTGCCACTTTTTATATTGTGATTTTAAAATTCCAAAACTTTCATTTGAACTATCTTTTTCATAAGTCACAATATTTTCATAAAGTTCATTTATCAAATCTACATCTTCAAAATGTGTTTCGTTCATAAAATCCATATCAACTAATGGTAATGTTTCTTTATCTATAAGCATTTTTATCTCCTTAAATTTGTTGTGATTTTAATTAAATTTGGTAAAAATAGAATTGATTATAATCAACTAAATTCTAGAAATAATGTTTCTTCTTATTATTAAATTTATACTAATTAGAAATTTATCTTATTTTTTAGCATAATAAGGTATATTCTTTATACAGATTTTTAAAAAATATCCTACTCAATGCTAATATAATATTTTATCAAATCAAAAGGATTAGATATGTCTTTAAAAGTTGTAATTTCCCACAAAACTCACTATAAATATGATAGAAAAATCTCTTTATCTCCCCATATAATAAGATTACGTCCAGCACCTCATAGTAGAACTCCTATCGAGGCTTATTCTCTAAAAATAAAACCAGATAATCATTTTCTAAATTGGCAACAAGACCCATTTGGAAAC of Arcobacter lacus contains these proteins:
- a CDS encoding ComEA family DNA-binding protein; its protein translation is MKKIVALFALCGTLVFGAINLQTASKEELMNIKGIGEKKAEQIIEYRKTNTIKSADDLKNIKGFGDNIVSNVKENNMDSIKEKTKKETKDKSEELNNKLNEKTSSLLK
- the frr gene encoding ribosome recycling factor; protein product: MLQEVYAQTKEHMEKSIESLKKDYKSLRTGKVNTNILDGIKVDYYGTMTDLSQVGSVLATDATTITINPWEKNLLGTIEKAIQNANIGVNPNNDGQIIKLFFPPMTVDQRQETAKHAKTMTDNAKVAIRNIRQNSNNKVKTLLKDKAITEDESKKAQDEIQKITDSYVLKADETLKAKEKEILTV
- a CDS encoding zinc transporter ZntB codes for the protein MKRIPFLGFLLDKKGSALELKYEELNSVDTTDKILWVHFDYSTQEAKDWIRNQCNNSIVADALLADETRPRTTLLGDSLLLALRGVNLDPHSRPENMISIRLFISSNMIISTSRRTLLSVTEIIEELRKGTGVKSTSEFLVELTYRMIDRMDDVIDQLQDRTDYLEENIIDMKNQEFRTEILNVRRETIVLKRYLAPQKEALIKLSNEKISWIDEYRKVEIRETNDQLIRHIEELDTIRDKVILIQEELANSLSEEMNKKMYMLSIISAIFLPLTFLTGLLGINVGGIPGASNDKAFYIFTIILLLVIFSQYIIFKKKKWL
- a CDS encoding Bax inhibitor-1/YccA family protein; translated protein: MYNRDYLSNQSSQYSQESSQVQLMSFLKATYQLFAGSLLAATAGAYVGLGIVSLLMGPMKWVLFAIELALIFFVIPRVKHTPGVNLAVLFVFTFITGLTIAPLLAAIFAMPSGASIVGQAFLMTSIAFGGISMFAMTTKKDYSFMGKFLFIALIIVIVAGISNIFIQSSMMQLAIASVSALLFSAFILFDTQNIIKGGYDSPVEAALSLYLDFFNLFISLLQILGIMNSGDRE
- a CDS encoding MFS transporter — protein: MLFFNLSAFYFFYFAAVGIYVIFLPKVLNDIGYSAFDIGIILAVAPLMKFAMPFLFLKHISLNKKMFKKALFLTVIAVTLFYITIEHFYIFMLNNAFLAACLSLILPYLEVTAVTILGKDKYGKARLFGSIGFTIIALVLAKVLTTPFIALHYYLGVVVLTVIFSLLLLKNDFEEKINPISNEVFSFMKHFAFWASIFFMQVSFGSFYNFFTIYELEHGLSLETISYLWAFGVICEILMLYYQAPILKNNLLNIIKFCVGVTAFRWILLYLYPNSLEIVFFTQAIHAFSFALFHSAVVIYLYSLYDNKKLAQQFMFGVGYGLGGFVGALSAGATYGKYLFLYSAIFALFSFISISFVKKA
- the secG gene encoding preprotein translocase subunit SecG, whose protein sequence is MTSTLLIVQFVLAVLITITVLLQKSSSIGLGAYSGSNESVFGAKGPANFLTKATMALGLAFVINTLVLGYFYNEQRNKSAIDSVKTESLIPATPVTQTPTAPVAPTSQIPTSSEK
- a CDS encoding metallophosphoesterase; protein product: MIFLTFIITLFHEIISFGIKKTKYTKNRREFFKKGLDIGVISAVIATNAKAIDNARHIELEIVDVKINNLKKPYKIIQISDIHIGGLITKNFIKSMVDKINLLNADIVVITGDLVDTKLEFARPALDELKNLQSKYGTYFIVGNHEYFHGVKPIIDYVNSLGIKTLENQNVYIGEKDEGFYLAGVYDRFGFRYGSYIPDINKALENCENNPTILLAHQPKYINEIKDTKNIDLILCGHTHGGQIFPFNFLVKLEQPYVKGLHQHNDTTQVYVNKGTGFWGPPMRLGASSEITVLRLS
- a CDS encoding DUF4198 domain-containing protein, whose product is MIKKFGLIVLFSIIVSVQSVAHDFWIHSTSYTLPWNKLGAITNLYMGHGHLYPVDEVFDGDVKFKIVQPDNKEKVIEKKLLGYKEILKKEGTYIVSGKTNPAFWTYYFDEKGNKSWKAGTKQDVKNIISSKQYNKFAKAILDVGETKDENYSKVLGDALEIIPMENPNKLVGNGQYLTVKILFKNEPLASSKVYGSYAGFSNNGDYAFVTTTNKDGLAKIKLSHSGYWILKTDYSEAASKELEDKVNEIFYVATLTFQAQ
- a CDS encoding thiamine-phosphate pyrophosphorylase — translated: MDNNSSLRLIDANLNRLREGIRVVEDIFRYVYNNKEVATKLKNIRHLARTQNYYELLETRDVKNDVLRESIKSEQNRDNLNSILIANFKRAQESARVLEEFTKLTSIKDSENFKYIRYELYNLEIVLIKITSNSK
- the pyrE gene encoding orotate phosphoribosyltransferase, which encodes MKIEQIYKDASALLEGHFKLSSGNHSRFYLQSAKVLEDPKTAKYLAEELAKEIKKSNLEIDAVCSPALGGLIAGFALATALDVRFIFAERADGEMTIRRGFEVKKGEKYLVCEDIITTGGSALEAAREIEKAGGIVVAYAALANRGFCSRVGSSIERKDNCKLPLDKPLFALEDFAFEMYSPEDCPMCKEGSIAIKPGSRGN
- a CDS encoding methyltransferase domain-containing protein; the encoded protein is MQVKNQFSKYANEYKTHNIIQQIVAKSLVRELKSKPKRILELGCGSGQVFSNIFWEIEFYKAIDASSSMCELHPKAKNIEVKCLNFDSEEFFNEIKNDSYDMVLSSSALQWSSDLSKIIESLSKITKEINTVLFTSNTFKTIQKITNTKSPILDEDSIKNSFSKYFECEFETILYKLEFDNKKDLFDYIKKSGVSGEKSLSYSDSKKLYKEYDLNYLEFEVIFIKTISKL
- a CDS encoding hemerythrin family protein gives rise to the protein MLIDKETLPLVDMDFMNETHFEDVDLINELYENIVTYEKDSSNESFGILKSQYKKWQDHTINHFKTEEDEMQKKGFFAYPFHKGEHDSNLYQINIVWKNFETKRDIKELKNYIEKDLVDWLISHILSMDTVTARFFKTGMSPCGMH
- a CDS encoding YaaA family protein, yielding MKILFSPSETKNSGGLNKSFDNSSFVFPELYSFREEILNKYNNFIKTASKAELEKLFGTKKDEIINSYKKDIFQSPIMKAILRYEGVAYDYLEYKALYKNEQKYIDENVLIFSNLFGVLKASDEIPDYKLKQGETFDNLKIEKFYCDSFSSKLDEFLEDEDIIDLRAGFYEKFYQIKKPYTTMKFIKDGKVVSHWAKAYRGIILRLLAQNNIQNIDELMSMEIDNLSIAEIKKQKLKTEIIYSIK
- a CDS encoding RDD family protein produces the protein MAKWRDVKHKKNSSLENTTTEDSLIICASIPSRIKAFIVDMFMIMMPLAYLTTYIFMDGKDDFQGSQEARWTLSLTYGLIIIIFWIAKGQTPGLKAYSLKLLNEKTKEKISLPKAILRYIAFLFSSMTIILAFLPFLRKDKKTFQDLVSGTIVIDIDKK